A genomic region of Marinihelvus fidelis contains the following coding sequences:
- a CDS encoding efflux RND transporter periplasmic adaptor subunit, whose translation MNTPRLMMESNPMNTLKLWAVCLCLALPVNLYAQETDHDEHDEEDGGAIELTAEEQRGAGIVPARVGRRALSETVRVPGEVVINAYRSSRVTSRITAQVVARHVTLGERVEEGQVLVTLSSVEMAEAQGALVVADYEWQRVKSLGRQTVSERRYTEAQVAQQQALAKVIAYGMTESQAAALAQSGDPGKATGAFDMLAPQAGTVLQDDFIVGELIEPGRVLVDITDESVMWVEAQTTPGGVSDIDDGATARVSLDGINWLEGTVIQRHHSLDETTRTQGLRVEVENVGDQIHPGQFVQVEIVTATRAPVLAVPSAAITMIEGSPAVFRLENGHEFHAGKIETGPTVGDWTVVLAGLGEGDEIAIDGVFHLKSLLLKSSLGEGHAH comes from the coding sequence ATGAACACCCCCCGACTGATGATGGAGAGCAATCCGATGAATACCCTGAAACTTTGGGCGGTGTGCTTGTGCTTGGCACTGCCTGTCAACCTGTACGCACAGGAAACTGACCACGACGAACATGACGAGGAAGATGGTGGTGCCATTGAACTCACCGCCGAAGAGCAGCGCGGCGCCGGCATCGTGCCGGCCAGGGTGGGCCGGCGCGCATTGAGCGAAACCGTTCGCGTACCTGGCGAGGTCGTTATCAATGCTTACCGTTCTTCACGCGTCACATCGCGCATCACGGCGCAGGTGGTCGCGAGACACGTCACGCTTGGCGAACGGGTCGAAGAAGGCCAGGTGTTGGTGACGCTCTCAAGCGTTGAGATGGCCGAGGCGCAGGGCGCGCTGGTTGTCGCAGATTACGAATGGCAGCGCGTGAAGAGCCTGGGGCGCCAAACGGTCTCCGAACGCCGCTATACCGAAGCCCAGGTAGCACAACAGCAGGCCCTTGCGAAGGTCATTGCCTACGGCATGACTGAATCACAGGCGGCGGCACTGGCCCAGTCCGGTGACCCCGGCAAAGCGACCGGGGCGTTCGATATGTTGGCGCCGCAGGCAGGCACCGTGTTGCAGGACGACTTCATCGTCGGCGAGTTGATAGAACCCGGCCGGGTGCTGGTCGACATCACGGATGAGTCGGTGATGTGGGTGGAAGCGCAAACGACACCTGGCGGAGTGTCCGATATTGATGACGGCGCAACCGCACGGGTAAGCCTTGACGGCATCAACTGGCTGGAGGGAACCGTCATACAGCGCCATCACAGCCTGGACGAAACAACGCGCACCCAAGGTTTGCGTGTCGAGGTCGAAAACGTCGGTGATCAAATTCACCCTGGCCAGTTCGTGCAAGTCGAAATTGTGACCGCTACACGCGCGCCAGTGCTCGCCGTACCCAGTGCCGCGATAACGATGATTGAAGGGTCTCCTGCTGTTTTCAGGCTGGAGAACGGCCACGAGTTCCATGCGGGAAAAATCGAAACCGGCCCGACCGTGGGCGACTGGACCGTGGTCCTGGCGGGACTGGGCGAAGGCGATGAAATCGCGATCGATGGCGTATTTCATCTCAAATCACTGTTACTGAAGTCTTCGCTCGGCGAAGGCCACGCACACTAG
- a CDS encoding efflux RND transporter permease subunit, protein MLEKLVEASLRYKFLVLIIFGVVAFLGWRAVVTVPIDAFPDVTPTQVNIYTESPGLAAEDVEQLLTFPIESGLAGLPGVQQIRSVSLFGLSYVAVYFEDDMDIYFARRLVMERLQEVGDRIPEGYGTPEMGPNTSGLGQVFWYTLERADEKLNSDITDMDLRTLQDWSVRLILRTAPGVDDVMSWGGQERQYQVVMDPLSLIKYDLTFTEVMEVIAANNRQVGGQYVNLGAEQYLVRGLGLVANEQDIGDMVIKVEDGTPVYLRDIAQIRQDGALRFGAVTRDGKEVVLGMALSRIGENAANVVDAVKGKVDIVNESLPDGVTLRPVYDRTDLVDEAVGTAVRALIEGSILVAIVLFLFLGEFRSAVVVIAALPLAMLIAFIFMAQVGLSANLMSLAGLAVGIGMMVDGAVVMVENAFRIMAERKASGESVNRSAAVLTAAREVASPIAFAIMIIIVVFLPLFALEGLEGKLFKPMAFNISYAMAGSLVLTLTLIPVLAALILKPKEERDTWLVRVIKKRYLPLLAWSLDHKKVVVSSAVGLLVFSLALFPFLGKEFMPQLQEGSIMWRVTSIPSASLDQSIEISKDIENALSGFQEVETTVAMIGRAEKGETADVNYMEIYTELKPQDEWTGGRDIGELADAMQEELEVVVPTAVVAFTQPIQMRVEELISGVRATLAAKIYGEDLAELDRLSAQVKDVIAGVGGVADLSLEANVGKPQIRIQVRRDQLARYGLNADDVLSVVRTGIGNEPVSTLIDGVRRFDITARLDDESKASVQSIQRIPLKTSGGAIVPLSAVADVTVAEGYSFVRREQLQRYAVIQMDVRGRDVDGFVQDANAAIESQLELPPGYWIEWGGAFENQQRALARLSVIVPLTIFFIFVLLYTAFNSVKYATLIIANVPFATIGGLLALFVTGQYVSVPSAIGFIAVFGVAMLNGIVLVSFINELREKGQSIEEAVRHGAEMRLRPVLMTASVAILGLVPMLLSSGVGAETQRPLASVVVGGLITSTLLTLVLLPVIYEWMETRARASARSDE, encoded by the coding sequence ATGCTTGAGAAACTCGTTGAAGCCTCGCTTCGCTACAAATTCCTGGTGCTGATCATTTTCGGCGTCGTGGCCTTCCTGGGTTGGCGCGCCGTGGTAACGGTGCCGATCGACGCCTTCCCGGACGTGACTCCGACCCAGGTGAACATTTACACCGAATCGCCCGGTCTTGCCGCAGAGGATGTCGAGCAGTTACTGACGTTCCCGATTGAGTCCGGCCTGGCGGGCCTGCCCGGGGTGCAGCAGATACGGTCCGTGAGTCTTTTCGGCCTGTCATACGTTGCCGTTTACTTTGAAGACGACATGGACATCTACTTTGCCCGCCGCCTGGTCATGGAGCGACTGCAGGAAGTCGGCGACCGTATCCCGGAAGGTTACGGCACACCGGAGATGGGGCCGAATACTTCGGGTCTTGGACAGGTCTTCTGGTACACCCTGGAGCGGGCCGATGAAAAGCTGAACAGTGATATCACCGACATGGACCTGCGCACGCTGCAGGACTGGAGCGTGCGCCTGATTCTGCGCACGGCGCCCGGTGTGGATGATGTCATGTCCTGGGGTGGGCAGGAGCGCCAGTACCAGGTCGTAATGGACCCGTTAAGCCTGATCAAATATGACCTGACCTTTACCGAAGTCATGGAGGTGATTGCCGCCAACAATCGCCAGGTGGGTGGGCAATACGTGAACCTCGGCGCCGAACAGTACCTGGTGCGCGGCCTTGGACTGGTCGCCAACGAGCAGGACATCGGCGACATGGTCATCAAGGTTGAAGACGGTACGCCGGTCTACCTGCGCGATATTGCCCAGATCAGGCAGGATGGCGCATTGCGTTTCGGGGCAGTCACGCGTGACGGCAAGGAAGTCGTGCTCGGGATGGCGCTTTCCCGCATCGGGGAAAATGCAGCGAACGTGGTTGATGCGGTGAAGGGCAAGGTCGATATCGTCAACGAGTCGTTGCCCGATGGCGTTACCTTGCGGCCGGTTTATGATCGCACCGACCTGGTTGACGAAGCCGTCGGTACGGCGGTCAGGGCCCTTATAGAAGGGTCGATCCTGGTGGCCATCGTGCTGTTCCTGTTCCTCGGCGAATTCCGTTCGGCGGTGGTGGTTATTGCCGCCTTGCCGCTGGCGATGTTGATCGCGTTCATCTTCATGGCCCAGGTGGGGCTGTCGGCGAACCTGATGTCGCTTGCGGGGCTGGCCGTCGGCATCGGCATGATGGTCGATGGCGCCGTGGTGATGGTGGAGAACGCCTTTCGCATCATGGCTGAGCGCAAGGCGTCGGGTGAGTCCGTCAACCGCAGCGCCGCCGTGCTTACGGCCGCGCGGGAAGTGGCCAGCCCAATTGCGTTCGCCATCATGATCATCATCGTCGTGTTTCTGCCGCTGTTCGCGCTGGAAGGCCTCGAAGGCAAGCTCTTCAAGCCGATGGCGTTCAATATCAGTTACGCGATGGCGGGCTCCCTGGTATTGACGTTGACGCTGATCCCGGTGCTGGCCGCGCTCATCCTCAAACCAAAGGAGGAGCGCGACACCTGGCTGGTTCGCGTCATTAAGAAGCGTTACCTGCCGCTGTTGGCCTGGTCGCTGGATCACAAAAAGGTGGTCGTCAGCAGTGCCGTAGGCCTGTTGGTCTTCAGCCTGGCGTTGTTTCCTTTCCTCGGCAAGGAGTTCATGCCGCAACTGCAGGAAGGATCAATCATGTGGCGCGTGACCTCGATTCCGTCGGCTTCTCTAGATCAGTCAATCGAAATCTCCAAGGACATCGAAAACGCGCTGTCCGGGTTCCAGGAAGTGGAAACGACGGTGGCCATGATCGGTCGCGCCGAGAAGGGCGAGACCGCCGACGTCAACTACATGGAGATCTACACCGAGCTCAAGCCACAGGACGAATGGACTGGCGGTCGTGACATTGGCGAATTGGCCGATGCCATGCAGGAAGAGCTTGAGGTGGTGGTCCCGACCGCCGTCGTGGCATTCACCCAGCCGATCCAGATGCGTGTCGAGGAGTTGATTTCCGGCGTACGCGCCACGCTTGCGGCCAAGATTTATGGTGAGGACCTGGCGGAACTGGATCGCTTAAGTGCGCAGGTCAAGGACGTCATCGCCGGCGTTGGTGGTGTCGCCGACCTCTCGCTGGAGGCGAATGTCGGCAAGCCGCAGATTCGCATCCAGGTCAGGCGTGACCAACTGGCACGCTACGGCCTGAACGCGGATGACGTGCTGTCCGTGGTGCGTACCGGGATTGGCAACGAGCCGGTGTCGACCCTGATCGATGGCGTGCGGCGTTTTGATATCACGGCGCGCCTGGACGACGAATCAAAGGCATCAGTGCAGTCGATTCAGCGTATTCCGCTCAAAACCAGCGGTGGTGCCATTGTGCCTCTGTCAGCCGTGGCGGATGTGACGGTGGCGGAGGGCTACTCTTTCGTGCGGCGCGAGCAACTGCAGCGCTATGCCGTCATCCAGATGGATGTGCGCGGCAGGGATGTCGACGGGTTCGTGCAGGACGCCAACGCCGCGATCGAGTCCCAGCTTGAATTGCCGCCGGGGTACTGGATCGAGTGGGGTGGCGCGTTTGAGAACCAGCAACGCGCACTGGCGCGATTGTCCGTCATTGTGCCGCTGACCATCTTCTTCATTTTTGTGTTGCTCTACACCGCGTTCAACTCGGTCAAGTACGCCACGCTGATCATCGCCAATGTTCCGTTCGCGACAATCGGCGGCCTGCTGGCATTGTTCGTGACCGGACAATATGTCTCCGTGCCATCGGCCATCGGCTTTATCGCCGTGTTTGGTGTCGCCATGCTCAATGGCATCGTGCTTGTCAGTTTCATCAACGAGTTGCGGGAGAAGGGGCAATCAATCGAGGAGGCCGTGCGCCACGGTGCGGAAATGCGTTTACGTCCCGTACTGATGACGGCGAGCGTAGCCATCCTTGGCCTGGTGCCCATGTTGCTCTCCAGCGGCGTCGGTGCCGAAACGCAGCGACCGCTGGCATCCGTCGTGGTGGGTGGATTAATTACCTCGACATTGCTGACGCTGGTGCTGCTGCCGGTGATCTACGAGTGGATGGAAACGCGCGCCCGGGCGTCCGCGCGAAGCGACGAATGA
- a CDS encoding TolC family protein → MSADPALIHFVQSVVDANPRVQAARSALEASGAYRDAASRPLYNPELSFEAENAADRTRALGISQTFDWGGKREARTDVAESDRLVVEAEYLAVRWAVTVELLDGLAQHQTDQERTELARSREALMDRFVDLAQRRYDAGDLAQVEFDLARLTATDARIQSATAAAELAEARQVVRNLTPRSSASDQWPTLPGALPSLPESAANPETLVLELPEVQTARRRVESAAALAELRRREQRPDPTLSVAGGDEDGETLIGLNLSIPLYIRNNFSNEVSAALSQRNQAEQMADDVMRRAYARLTSAAERYELSQGAWEAWQETGKASLARQTEQLQRLWEAGELSTTDYLVQLTATLNVQEHALDLRETLWRAWFEWLRASGQVDAWLGRGFEQ, encoded by the coding sequence TTGTCCAGTCCGTGGTTGATGCCAACCCGCGGGTACAGGCCGCCCGGTCCGCGCTCGAAGCGAGCGGGGCATACCGGGATGCGGCTTCGCGTCCGCTGTACAACCCTGAGTTGAGTTTCGAGGCCGAGAATGCCGCCGACAGGACGCGGGCACTCGGCATTAGCCAGACGTTCGACTGGGGCGGCAAGCGGGAAGCCCGCACCGACGTGGCCGAATCCGATCGCCTGGTTGTCGAGGCGGAATACCTCGCAGTGCGCTGGGCGGTCACCGTTGAGTTGCTGGACGGGCTCGCACAGCACCAGACCGACCAGGAGCGTACTGAACTGGCACGGTCGCGCGAAGCGCTGATGGACCGGTTCGTCGACCTGGCGCAACGCCGGTACGACGCGGGCGATCTTGCCCAGGTGGAGTTTGACCTGGCTCGCCTGACGGCAACGGATGCACGTATTCAAAGCGCCACGGCCGCCGCGGAACTTGCCGAGGCGCGACAGGTGGTTCGCAACCTGACGCCGCGGTCATCCGCCAGCGACCAGTGGCCAACGCTACCCGGCGCATTGCCGTCATTGCCTGAAAGCGCCGCCAACCCGGAAACCCTTGTGCTTGAGTTGCCGGAGGTGCAAACGGCGCGGCGAAGAGTCGAATCTGCCGCTGCGTTGGCCGAACTGCGACGCCGTGAACAACGACCGGACCCAACCCTGAGTGTTGCCGGCGGTGACGAAGATGGCGAGACCCTGATTGGCCTCAACCTGAGTATCCCCCTGTACATCCGTAACAACTTCAGCAACGAGGTGAGCGCCGCCCTGTCGCAGCGCAACCAGGCCGAACAAATGGCCGATGACGTCATGCGACGCGCCTATGCCCGGCTAACCAGCGCCGCCGAGCGCTATGAGCTCTCGCAGGGCGCCTGGGAAGCCTGGCAGGAGACCGGCAAGGCCAGCCTGGCGCGACAGACTGAGCAGCTGCAGCGGTTGTGGGAAGCCGGCGAGTTGAGCACCACGGATTACCTGGTTCAACTGACCGCCACACTCAATGTCCAGGAACATGCGCTCGATCTGCGTGAAACGCTGTGGCGCGCCTGGTTTGAATGGCTGCGGGCCTCAGGACAGGTTGATGCCTGGCTGGGCAGAGGCTTCGAACAATGA